From the genome of Bacillaceae bacterium S4-13-56, one region includes:
- a CDS encoding glycoside hydrolase family 31 protein has protein sequence MLENTSYAILPHDGEEGQKNLSINHIQSYEWDGEILEGTLSKGTFALYFVDEKTVRLIVNPFGKVNLNPSIAAIGDGEPISCVMKDNHRELELILGLTRIILQKDPISIKILRDGKVFMETQDSFVSYTSSKKVTLSIKNRQDTPVYGLGEKTGFLNKNGSKISNWNTDVFSPHNKDTVELYQSIPFALFHNSDKTLGLFFDNSFRTEFDMQTYNDQVAISADRGAINSYFLLGEDIKETVGIYTHLTGRTPLPPKWSLGYHQSRYSYKSESEVRKIVDLFKKYEIPLDCIFLDIHYMDGYRVFTHDLDHFPNFEEMLDDIQKLNVDVVPIVDPGVKKDIHYPVYQEGVKNDYFSKYLDGTIYHGEVWPGQSAFPDFFQKKVQRWWGDLHKFYTKMGIRGIWNDMNEPSVFNESKTMDLDVHHNLDGHLISHEEGHNLYGLYMSKSTFEGLQRLLKNTRPFSLTRAGYAGVQRYSAVWTGDNRSHWEHLEMSIPMILNLGMSGVAFTGADVGGFASDTTPELLIRWTQVGAFLPYFRNHSVQDSIRQEPWAFGEDTMNSVKKYIELRYKFLPYFYTLFYEAEKAGLPIVRPLAMEYPRDTKTFDCSDQFLVGKDVLIAPILRLGQNHRSVYLPEGVWYNFWTEERFVGGKYYLMEADLDTLPIFVREGTILPLGTSIQNTKEKQDIELYVYHSKEFKMQGTLYEDDGLSYGYKSDDFSLLTFSASDKGDVKVEQVGNYKSNSLVNDVRLVGFDLEQEGSK, from the coding sequence ATGTTAGAAAACACAAGTTATGCTATTTTACCTCATGACGGAGAAGAAGGACAGAAGAATCTTTCAATCAATCATATTCAAAGCTATGAATGGGATGGGGAAATACTCGAAGGAACTTTATCTAAAGGAACTTTTGCTTTGTATTTTGTAGATGAAAAGACCGTTCGGTTGATTGTAAATCCGTTTGGTAAAGTAAATCTAAATCCTTCTATAGCCGCAATAGGAGATGGCGAACCTATTAGTTGTGTGATGAAGGATAACCATCGGGAGCTGGAACTGATACTGGGATTAACGAGAATCATTCTACAAAAAGATCCAATATCTATTAAGATCCTACGAGATGGAAAAGTATTTATGGAAACACAGGACTCATTTGTTTCTTACACTTCTAGCAAAAAGGTAACCTTATCTATTAAAAATAGGCAGGATACACCAGTATATGGTCTAGGAGAAAAAACGGGTTTCCTTAATAAAAATGGATCCAAGATTAGCAATTGGAACACGGATGTATTTTCACCACATAACAAGGATACGGTGGAACTCTATCAATCGATTCCTTTTGCTCTATTCCATAATTCAGATAAGACGTTAGGATTGTTTTTTGATAATTCTTTCCGAACGGAATTTGATATGCAAACTTATAACGATCAGGTCGCTATTAGTGCGGATAGAGGGGCTATCAATTCTTATTTCCTTTTAGGTGAAGACATTAAGGAAACCGTTGGAATTTATACACATTTAACTGGAAGAACTCCTTTACCGCCGAAATGGTCTTTAGGTTATCATCAATCAAGGTACAGCTATAAATCTGAATCTGAGGTACGCAAGATTGTAGATTTGTTTAAAAAATATGAGATTCCTTTAGACTGCATTTTTCTAGATATCCATTATATGGATGGATATCGCGTTTTTACACATGATCTGGATCATTTTCCTAACTTTGAAGAAATGCTGGATGATATACAGAAACTAAATGTTGATGTTGTCCCTATTGTAGATCCGGGGGTTAAGAAAGATATTCATTACCCTGTGTATCAAGAGGGGGTAAAGAATGATTATTTCAGCAAGTATTTGGACGGTACAATCTACCATGGAGAGGTGTGGCCAGGTCAAAGTGCCTTTCCAGATTTCTTCCAAAAGAAGGTTCAACGTTGGTGGGGAGATCTTCATAAGTTTTACACCAAAATGGGGATAAGAGGAATATGGAATGATATGAATGAGCCCTCTGTATTCAATGAATCGAAAACTATGGATTTGGATGTTCATCACAATCTTGACGGTCATTTGATTTCCCATGAAGAAGGACATAATTTGTACGGTCTATACATGAGCAAATCTACTTTTGAAGGACTTCAAAGATTGTTAAAAAATACTCGACCTTTTTCATTAACCAGAGCTGGTTATGCAGGTGTGCAGAGATATTCCGCTGTTTGGACTGGGGATAATCGCAGTCATTGGGAGCATTTAGAAATGTCAATCCCTATGATTTTGAATCTTGGTATGTCAGGAGTAGCTTTTACTGGAGCTGATGTAGGAGGATTTGCTTCCGACACTACTCCAGAATTATTGATTCGATGGACTCAAGTGGGAGCTTTCCTACCATATTTCCGAAATCATAGTGTTCAAGATTCAATACGCCAAGAACCTTGGGCGTTTGGTGAGGATACCATGAATTCTGTAAAAAAGTATATTGAGCTAAGGTATAAATTTTTACCGTACTTTTATACTCTTTTTTATGAAGCAGAAAAAGCAGGTCTTCCTATTGTTCGTCCATTAGCCATGGAATATCCAAGGGATACAAAAACCTTTGATTGCAGTGATCAGTTCTTAGTAGGGAAAGACGTTTTAATTGCGCCAATATTACGCCTTGGACAAAATCATCGATCGGTCTATCTTCCTGAAGGGGTCTGGTATAACTTTTGGACAGAGGAACGCTTTGTAGGGGGAAAGTATTATTTAATGGAAGCAGATTTAGATACGCTCCCTATTTTTGTGAGAGAAGGAACGATTTTACCACTAGGAACATCAATCCAAAATACAAAGGAAAAACAGGATATTGAATTATACGTTTACCATTCAAAAGAATTTAAGATGCAGGGAACTCTATATGAAGATGATGGATTGTCCTATGGATACAAATCGGACGATTTTAGCTTACTAACCTTCTCGGCTTCTGATAAAGGCGACGTAAAAGTTGAGCAAGTAGGGAATTATAAATCCAATTCTTTAGTGAATGATGTGAGACTAGTAGGGTTTGATCTTGAACAGGAGGGTTCTAAATGA